A single window of Ischnura elegans chromosome 8, ioIscEleg1.1, whole genome shotgun sequence DNA harbors:
- the LOC124163816 gene encoding uncharacterized protein LOC124163816, with protein MPCSPEDGCMTANAMCMNRTESDGVTRWTCQCTRGNDYIEADDKCSVDTAYGTLTRIELVPVKEDTGAMLNYHIQPNGEYCLKEERCLLDLNAYWPIQCKVTSRLHKDFSMNYRHSYYPHWRDCMILLQKWEGLPTNLTGEAKIGCPIEIDDIEGLLSCRHELIELHATMLFRFTDAVSVLFTFSFSQYHEVTELLDKYTIQNQQENTTYYILESLEENTIRARVSFRGLNDEFQGEDLDWNERIRNMRDYLEKRKPGAVNLRSTRYCHPERGHGLTWPKTPQGGRTLPEESCPNSDDTIGPLRSCQGDFFEGVYWEPLPSPNDSRVQCRKPPQRWERLSNLSLHVEQGDSFEKFAKEVEKYSNLSAIEISIITETLTRVAENISDASKFSRQDIISALTLANTVLDTNPIEIMASDNASGTSNDFRLATEKLMVAAATKDVEPVSLEHVSGFSALPEAGVRGFKGYQEMNGNGSMMVNMTPIFWNKDNENDNASMVVMLLENTDFYTGITAIFRLPRT; from the exons ATGCCATGCTCGCCAGAAGATGGATGCATGACGGCTAATGCTATGTGCATGAATAGGACTGAATCAGACGGAGTAACTAGATGGACGTGCCAGTGCACACGAGGTAACGACTACATTGAGGCGGATGACAAATGCTCAG TAGATACTGCTTATGGGACCCTTACTAGAATCGAGCTAGTTCCAGTAAAAGAAGACACTGGCGCTATGCTGAATTATCACATCCAACCTAACGGAGAGTATTGTTTGAAAGAAGAACGTTGTTTACTTGACCTCAACGCGTATTGGCCCATCCAATGCAAAGTCACTTCGCGACTCCACAAGGATTTTTCCATGAATTACAGACATTCTTATTATCCCCACTGGAGGGACTGTATGATATTATTACAAAAATGGGAGGGGCTACCAACCAACTTAACAGGAGAGGCAAAAATAGGGTGCCCCATTGAAATAGACGATATAGAAGGACTACTATCTTGTCGTCACGAACTCATTGAGTTACATGCAACGATGCTGTTCCGGTTCACG GATGCCGTGAGTGTTCTCTTTACTTTCAGCTTCTCCCAATACCATGAAGTGACAGAGCTACTCGATAAGTATACGATTCAAAATCAACAAGAGAACACGACGTACTACATATTGGAAAGCTTGGAGGAAAACACAATCCGCGCCCGTGTGTCTTTCCGCGGTCTCAATGACGAGTTTCAGGGCGAGGATTTGGACTGGAATGAGCGCATTCGCAACATGAGAGACTACTTGGAGAAGCGCAAGCCAGGTGCCGTGAACTTGAGGAGCACCAGGTATTGCCATCCGGAGAGAGGACACGGGTTGACGTGGCCAAAGACTCCCCAGGGAGGCCGCACGCTTCCCGAAGAGTCTTGTCCGAATAGCGACGACACCATTGGACCACTTCGTAGTTGCCAGGGTGATTTCTTCGAG GGCGTTTATTGGGAGCCTTTGCCATCACCAAATGACTCACGTGTACAATGTCGTAAACCTCCGCAACGCTGGGAGCGATTATCAAATTTGAGTCTTCACGTGGAGCAAGGTGATTCCTTCGAGAAGTTCGCgaaggaagtggaaaaatattctaatttatcAGCAATTGAG ATCAGTATCATCACGGAAACATTAACTAGGGTAGCAGAAAATATAAGTGATGCTTCAAAGTTTTCTCGCCAAGATATTATTTCTGCTCTAACACTTGCTAACACTGTTTTGGACACAAATCCCATCGAAATCATGGCGTCAGACAACGCATCAGGGACTTCAAATGACTTTCGTCTGGCGACTGAGAAGCTGATGGTGGCTGCTGCGACGAAAGATGTTGAGCCTGTTTCTCTCGAGCATGTGTCTGGATTCTCAGCGCTTCCTGAAGCAGGAGTCAGAGGATTCAAGG GCTACCAAGAGATGAACGGCAATGGGTCAATGATGGTAAATATGACACCTATATTCTGGAATAAAGATAACGAGAATGACAACGCGTCAATGGTCGTCATGCTCCTGGAGAACACAGACTTTTACACTGGCATTACAGCCATTTT TCGTCTTCCGCGCACATAA